A stretch of DNA from Synechococcus sp. PROS-9-1:
TATTCAAGTGAATTTAGCAACGACTTCCGAAGATTTCTCGGATTCTTAGTGGGCTCTACAGAACTGTGACGGTTTCGAGTTCTGAGTTGAACGACGTTGGGCGAAGACAAAAAGCCCGAACGCGTCGGGCCGGGGGGTGTGAGGAGTGTGTGGGCCGAAGCCCGCACGCCCTGAGATTAAGGCTTATTTGCCCATCCCTAGCTGCTGGGCTTTCTGATACACCTTTCCTTCTGTAAGCAGCGATGGCGCCACTACAACTTCAACCTGTTGCATCTCCTTGATGGTGCGTGCGCCGAGGGTTCCCATCGAGGTCTTCAGGCAACCAAGCAAGTTGTGGGTTCCATCGTCGAGTTTGGCTGGACCTCGCAGGATGCGTTCGAGGCTGCCGGTGCTGCCAACATTGATTCGAGTGCCACGCGGGAGCACTGGGCTTGGGGTGGCCATTCCCCAGTGGAATCCACGGCCTGGTGCCTCTTCTGAGCGGGCAATGGGGGATCCAATCATCACGGCATCAGCACCACAGGCGATGCACTTGCAGATATCACCACCGGTGACGATTCCGCCATCAGCAACGATCGGGACGTAGCGACCGCTCTCTTTTTCGTAGTCAACACGTGCAGCGGCGCAATCGGCAACCGCGGTGGCTTGGGGAATGCCGACGCCCAGGACGCCACGGGAGGTGCAGGCAGCACCAGGACCAATACCCACCATCACGCCTGCAGCACCAGCGCGCATCAGTTGGAGAGCCACCTCATAGGTGACGCAGTTGCCGATCACCACGGGAACACCCATGTCGCGGCAAAGCATTTCCAAATTGAGGGTCTCTTGTCCTTCAGGGCCGATGTGGTTTGTGGAGACCACGGTGGCTTGCACAAAAAACAGATCGGCTCCCGCCTCTGCAATCGCCTTGCCAAAGCGCAATGCCGCAACGGGGGTGCCGCTCACAGCTGCAATTCCGCCCTGGGATTTGATCGCTTCAATGCGCTTGCGAATCAGGCTTTCCTGAACCGGTTTGCTGTAGATCTCTTGCATCAACGGCACAAAGTCGTCCTTGCCGACGGCTGTGATGCGATCCAAAGCCTCGGTGGGATCCTCGTAGCGGGTCTGAATTCCTTCCAGATTTAAGACGCCAAGCGCTCCGAGTTGGGAGAGCCGCACCGCCATTTCTACGTCCACCACTCCGTCCATCGCACTGGCAATGATCGGGATTTCACGTTCGATTCCGCCCAGGGACCAGCTGGTGTTGGTGACCTCCGGATCAACCGTGCGACCCCCTGGCACCAGGGCGATCTCATCGATGCCATAGGCCCGGCGAACAACTTTGGAGCGTCCGAGCTGAATGTCCACCGGGAGTCGTACTAAAGATCAGCACAAACTACCAACCTGTCATGCAGTCCGTGACAGTGATCAGGGACGGACGGAGCCCCTGAAGGCGGACCAAATCCCGCCCACGTTTGCAATGAGAGCTTTTCGCTCTTCGCTACGAATCAGCCTCGTGGTTGAGAACCAGATCACCCACCCAATGCCTACCAGTTCAAACAATCTTGGAGCGAGAGGGATGCTGCCAATCGCCGCCAGGATTCCGCTGTAAATCCTGATCAGCAGGGTCAAGCCAATCAGGCCAACAACCAGAAACACTGGCCTGCGGGAACGTTGCCAGAGCTCAACAAGGTTGTTGTCATTCCACCACTGGCGCACTTTGGAGCTCAGGAGATCCCACTCCCCGCCATCGCTGGAGGTGTCTTCCGTACTAGCGGTGGCTGCTACTTGGATGCGCTCAGCGATCGCTTCAGAGGCTGCGGGCGTTGGAATGGATGCCACAGCAGGTTCCTTGGCAGTCTCTGGTTCCTGAGCAATCACAGGGACTGGCGCGATCGGGGCCACTGGACTGACGGGTTCTGGTGTCTGTGGCTCCGCTTGAATTGGTTCTGAAGGCTCTGGCGCAGCTGCTGAATCTGCTGCTGCAGGCTCAGGTGCTGGCGAACCTGATGCGATCGGATCGGTGCTGTTGATCTCCATCGATGGGGTGGAGTCAGAGGGCGACGGATTGATCGGATCGGTTTCCATGGCCTTGGTAGCACTGCGCGGATGCGCAACTTTAAGGGCGTTTTCTCGTGCCGTTTTGAAGACGCAGCAAACCCTGACGTATTTCAGCGTCCTTCCCGCGATAAGATGAGGGAAGGCAGTTAGGTCTTGTATGGCGGATCCAGTGGGACCCGGCAACGGCGGTCCCGGCGAATCCGACGAACGGATCATCCAGACAGATTTGCGCAAGGAAATGTCGCGCTCCTATCTGGAGTACGCGATGAGCGTGATCGTTGGGCGTGCGCTGCCCGACGCTCGAGATGGGCTCAAGCCTGTGCACCGGCGAATCTTGTACGCCATGTACGAGCTCGGGCTCACCAGTGATCGGCCCTACCGGAA
This window harbors:
- a CDS encoding GuaB3 family IMP dehydrogenase-related protein, which translates into the protein MDIQLGRSKVVRRAYGIDEIALVPGGRTVDPEVTNTSWSLGGIEREIPIIASAMDGVVDVEMAVRLSQLGALGVLNLEGIQTRYEDPTEALDRITAVGKDDFVPLMQEIYSKPVQESLIRKRIEAIKSQGGIAAVSGTPVAALRFGKAIAEAGADLFFVQATVVSTNHIGPEGQETLNLEMLCRDMGVPVVIGNCVTYEVALQLMRAGAAGVMVGIGPGAACTSRGVLGVGIPQATAVADCAAARVDYEKESGRYVPIVADGGIVTGGDICKCIACGADAVMIGSPIARSEEAPGRGFHWGMATPSPVLPRGTRINVGSTGSLERILRGPAKLDDGTHNLLGCLKTSMGTLGARTIKEMQQVEVVVAPSLLTEGKVYQKAQQLGMGK
- a CDS encoding CAAD domain-containing protein encodes the protein METDPINPSPSDSTPSMEINSTDPIASGSPAPEPAAADSAAAPEPSEPIQAEPQTPEPVSPVAPIAPVPVIAQEPETAKEPAVASIPTPAASEAIAERIQVAATASTEDTSSDGGEWDLLSSKVRQWWNDNNLVELWQRSRRPVFLVVGLIGLTLLIRIYSGILAAIGSIPLAPRLFELVGIGWVIWFSTTRLIRSEERKALIANVGGIWSAFRGSVRP